The region CATGATAGATTCCTTTTTCTTGACTGTAGTTTCTGAAGTTTTCAAGTCGCTTGTCCTGAATGATTTCTTCTTGGTCAGTCGTTTCCTCAAGGCCTGTTAGAATCCCGATACGGTCCATTCCTTGGCTGAGGAAATAATCGACGACCTGTTTCATGGCAGTGTAAAAATCTGTGATAATGCAAGTGTGTCCTAGGGAAAGTGTATCGCTGTCTAGAAAGACCAGGGGTTTTTGATATTCTTCAAAGGCAGAAATCTGAGCTCGGCTAAACTTTCCGATGCAAAGAATCCCAATCACTTCCTCGCTTAGTGTAAAAGGATGGTCATTAAAATAGCGCAAGATATCATAGTCCAGTTCTTGGGCTCTTTTTTCTATGCCTAGGCGAATCTGGTAGTAGTAGAGATCGTCCAACTCCCCTTGTTCGCTGACCCATTGGATAATGGCAATTTTCTGCTTGGGTTTGTGGGACTCGCCTGTCTTGAGGTGCTTGGTGTAGCCCAACTCTTCAGCAACAGTTAAAATACGGTGTCTAGTTTCTTCTGTAACAGATAGGCTCTGGTCGCGATTGAGGACACGGGATACGGTCGCGATAGAGACAGAGGCTAGCTGTGCAATGTCTTTTAAGGTAGCCATAAATCCTCCTTCCTTTAGGTTAGTATATCATAG is a window of Streptococcus mitis DNA encoding:
- the galR gene encoding DNA-binding transcriptional regulator GalR gives rise to the protein MATLKDIAQLASVSIATVSRVLNRDQSLSVTEETRHRILTVAEELGYTKHLKTGESHKPKQKIAIIQWVSEQGELDDLYYYQIRLGIEKRAQELDYDILRYFNDHPFTLSEEVIGILCIGKFSRAQISAFEEYQKPLVFLDSDTLSLGHTCIITDFYTAMKQVVDYFLSQGMDRIGILTGLEETTDQEEIIQDKRLENFRNYSQEKGIYHDELVFQGSFTAQSGYDLMKETIQSLGDQLPPAFFAASDSLAIGALRALQEAGISLPERVSLISFNDTSLTKQVYPPLSSITVYTEEMGRAGMDILNKEVLHGRKIPSLTMLGTRLTLRESTRNE